The following proteins are co-located in the Lentibacillus sp. JNUCC-1 genome:
- a CDS encoding mechanosensitive ion channel family protein: protein MNIFEDGLALNLSGMLNDILPIAGKILLLIIAYSIVKPIGNKMIRSSIHNAGRTRKISNGRAKTLEKLLINLFSYVLLFIFILMLFATFNAPIGPLLASAGVIGLAIGFGAQGLVSDVVTGFFILLERQLEIDDYVTTAGYDGVVEEVGLRTTKIRSFDGTLNYVPNRLIEGVANHTRGNMRALVDIGISYDSNMDEAITVLEEVCRQYRDDERFKEGPDVLGVQAIDSSSVVLRVLGQTENGMQWACERDMRKSIKEALNAANITIPYPHQVFIEESAK, encoded by the coding sequence ATGAACATATTCGAAGACGGGCTGGCACTTAACCTGAGTGGCATGTTAAATGACATACTGCCCATCGCAGGCAAAATCTTGTTACTTATTATTGCCTATTCAATTGTTAAACCAATTGGAAATAAAATGATACGCTCAAGTATCCATAATGCGGGGCGAACACGTAAAATATCAAATGGACGTGCCAAGACACTGGAAAAATTATTAATCAACCTCTTTTCCTATGTGCTTTTATTTATTTTCATTCTGATGCTGTTTGCTACATTTAATGCGCCTATAGGGCCATTGTTAGCAAGTGCCGGCGTAATTGGGTTGGCCATTGGTTTTGGAGCTCAAGGCCTTGTAAGCGATGTGGTCACAGGCTTTTTTATTTTATTGGAGCGCCAGTTGGAAATTGATGATTATGTCACAACAGCAGGCTATGACGGCGTTGTGGAGGAGGTTGGACTTCGCACAACAAAAATCCGCAGTTTTGACGGTACGCTCAACTATGTACCTAACAGGCTCATCGAGGGTGTTGCCAATCATACTCGCGGAAATATGCGTGCACTGGTCGATATTGGGATTAGCTATGACTCCAATATGGATGAAGCCATTACTGTGCTTGAAGAAGTTTGTAGACAGTACAGAGATGATGAACGGTTCAAAGAAGGGCCTGATGTTCTCGGGGTTCAGGCAATTGACTCATCCAGTGTTGTGCTGCGTGTTCTCGGACAAACTGAAAATGGAATGCAGTGGGCTTGCGAACGGGATATGCGTAAATCCATTAAAGAGGCACTGAATGCAGCCAATATCACCATTCCATATCCACACCAGGTTTTTATTGAAGAGAGTGCAAAATAG
- the cbpB gene encoding cyclic-di-AMP-binding protein CbpB: protein MEVIQDRTLNDIVVEDMMIPSEKVAHVQLNNPLEHALLVLVKSGYSAVPVLDTSFKFVGIIGKTVILNQTLGMEQFEVDKLSTMRVSEVMHTDIPTLSAGEHFISALKKVINHPFVCVTDEEDYFIGILTRRAILKAVQRNYFQDK, encoded by the coding sequence ATGGAAGTCATACAGGATAGAACGTTGAATGATATTGTTGTGGAAGATATGATGATTCCTTCTGAAAAAGTAGCTCATGTACAGTTAAATAATCCTCTGGAACACGCGCTACTCGTTTTGGTGAAATCAGGCTATTCTGCCGTTCCAGTATTGGATACGTCTTTTAAGTTTGTTGGCATAATCGGCAAAACCGTGATTCTAAATCAGACACTGGGCATGGAACAGTTTGAAGTCGATAAACTTTCAACAATGCGTGTCAGTGAAGTGATGCATACCGACATACCGACATTATCTGCTGGCGAACATTTTATAAGTGCTCTGAAAAAGGTAATCAATCATCCTTTTGTTTGTGTTACGGATGAAGAAGACTATTTTATTGGTATACTGACTAGGCGCGCTATATTAAAAGCGGTCCAAAGAAATTACTTTCAAGACAAGTAA
- a CDS encoding ArsR/SmtB family transcription factor, with protein MTYQPLDEELIMEVSNIFKALSDPTRIRILHLLYHRECSVNEIAEHLSLQQSTVSHQLKYLRQLRLVKYRRKKTMYYYEADDEHVRNLLEQTILHVRHI; from the coding sequence ATGACATACCAGCCTTTAGATGAAGAATTGATTATGGAGGTTTCGAACATTTTCAAGGCTTTATCTGACCCGACACGAATTAGAATTCTGCATTTGTTGTATCATCGTGAATGTTCAGTCAATGAAATCGCAGAACATCTCAGTCTGCAACAATCGACTGTCTCTCATCAACTGAAATATTTAAGACAGCTAAGGCTTGTTAAATACAGACGGAAAAAAACAATGTACTACTACGAAGCAGATGATGAACATGTTCGAAATCTATTGGAACAAACGATATTACATGTCAGACATATATAG
- a CDS encoding cation diffusion facilitator family transporter, which produces MGHNHSHEHHTDNKKVLFISFLIIFGFMIVEAIGGFLTNSLALLSDAGHMLSDAASLGLSLIAFKIGTKKATESKTYGYSRMEILAAFINGITLIVISVYIFYEAYKRFLEPPEVSASMMIIAAIGLVVNIVVAWMLMRGDSKENLNIRSALLHVFGDLLGSIGALVAGVLILLFSWNIADPIASVVVAILIISSGIRITRDAAHVLMEGKPDNINVEDIHNELVGITEVKDAHHLHVWSITSDFPALTCHLVVDSDVDRDKILVAAQKMLKNKFGISHSTIQIEGKNTATNTEGESCDE; this is translated from the coding sequence ATGGGGCATAATCACAGTCACGAACACCATACAGACAATAAAAAGGTATTGTTTATCAGTTTTTTAATTATTTTCGGCTTCATGATTGTCGAGGCTATTGGAGGCTTCCTTACGAACAGTCTCGCTCTATTATCCGATGCCGGCCATATGCTGAGTGATGCTGCGTCATTGGGTCTCAGTCTCATCGCATTTAAAATCGGTACAAAAAAAGCAACTGAAAGCAAGACATACGGTTACAGTCGAATGGAAATTCTAGCGGCCTTTATTAACGGAATTACATTGATTGTAATTTCAGTCTATATCTTTTACGAAGCTTATAAACGCTTTTTAGAACCACCTGAAGTCAGCGCCAGCATGATGATCATTGCAGCAATTGGGTTGGTTGTGAATATCGTTGTTGCCTGGATGCTGATGCGCGGCGATTCAAAGGAAAACCTAAATATACGAAGCGCTCTGTTGCATGTTTTTGGAGACCTCCTCGGTTCAATAGGCGCACTTGTTGCAGGTGTGTTGATTCTTCTTTTCAGCTGGAATATCGCTGATCCAATTGCAAGTGTTGTTGTTGCTATTCTTATTATCAGTTCAGGGATTCGCATTACCAGGGATGCCGCTCACGTATTAATGGAGGGAAAACCTGATAATATTAATGTGGAAGACATTCATAATGAACTTGTAGGTATTACAGAAGTTAAAGACGCACACCATCTGCATGTGTGGTCTATTACTTCCGACTTTCCGGCCCTTACCTGTCATTTGGTCGTGGATTCTGACGTTGATCGAGACAAGATACTCGTTGCCGCACAAAAGATGTTAAAGAACAAGTTTGGCATCAGTCATAGCACAATTCAGATCGAGGGAAAAAATACTGCCACAAACACAGAGGGCGAATCATGCGATGAATAA
- a CDS encoding metallophosphoesterase — translation MNRRTFIKRLMGSALAVLGIGGGTYYYAREIEPAMLHIQEEIILSGKLSPDFDGFKIIQFSDTHIGFHYNLGAFKKLVKTINDLSPDLIVFTGDLVDDPDTYNWREPLADALQSLQAPYGKFWVYGNHDHGGYGTEILNEVMTDSGFELLKNAHAKIGSNDESIVLAGIDDTILGRPDLEQALSSVNPELFTILLAHEPDFADTGKRSHADVQLSGHSHGGQVRLPFIGHLYTPADAKKYIQGKYEFPEQSYTLYVSKGIGTTRMPYRFLCRPEIHVYTLKAE, via the coding sequence ATGAATAGAAGAACGTTTATAAAGCGATTAATGGGATCAGCACTTGCCGTTCTCGGAATTGGGGGCGGAACATACTATTATGCCAGAGAAATTGAGCCTGCCATGCTTCACATTCAAGAAGAAATAATACTGTCGGGAAAACTCTCCCCTGACTTTGACGGGTTTAAAATTATCCAATTTTCAGATACACATATTGGATTTCATTATAACTTAGGCGCCTTTAAAAAGTTGGTTAAAACGATCAACGACCTTTCTCCTGACTTAATTGTGTTTACAGGAGACCTTGTGGATGACCCAGATACCTATAATTGGCGGGAGCCACTGGCAGATGCTTTGCAGTCTTTGCAAGCACCATACGGGAAGTTCTGGGTGTACGGCAATCATGACCACGGAGGATACGGCACTGAAATTCTCAATGAAGTTATGACAGACTCGGGATTTGAGTTATTAAAAAATGCACATGCTAAAATAGGATCCAATGATGAATCGATTGTCTTGGCGGGTATTGATGACACAATCTTAGGCCGGCCGGATCTCGAACAGGCTCTTTCTTCTGTCAATCCGGAATTATTTACGATACTGCTCGCTCATGAACCGGATTTCGCTGATACTGGTAAACGATCTCATGCCGATGTTCAGCTTTCCGGACATAGCCATGGCGGACAAGTACGACTTCCCTTCATCGGTCATCTCTATACGCCTGCAGATGCTAAAAAGTATATTCAAGGAAAGTATGAGTTTCCTGAGCAAAGTTATACACTTTATGTCAGCAAAGGAATTGGCACTACCAGGATGCCTTACCGATTTTTATGCCGCCCGGAAATCCATGTCTATACCCTGAAGGCTGAGTAA
- a CDS encoding YkyB family protein: MCSRDPIPIEELAQAIFTVNRHAKTAPEPQHLYAIKKTAIEQLLKEERAEKLGLHFSKNPKLSNQHSTLLVRVGSYYFHVPPERKDFKELNHLGHLNENYRNPQTKMSLAKAKRIIYRYIDWSPPNEKKTSRKTYSSRYYTPSSLGKMQWPPVRSTRR, translated from the coding sequence ATGTGTAGTAGAGACCCAATTCCAATAGAAGAACTGGCCCAAGCAATCTTTACTGTAAATCGCCATGCCAAAACAGCACCTGAACCTCAACATTTATACGCCATCAAAAAAACAGCCATCGAACAATTGCTGAAGGAAGAACGCGCTGAAAAACTTGGACTTCACTTTTCCAAAAACCCCAAACTTAGCAATCAGCATTCAACGCTGTTAGTAAGAGTTGGCAGTTATTATTTTCATGTGCCGCCTGAGAGAAAGGATTTTAAAGAACTGAACCATCTTGGTCACTTGAATGAAAACTATCGCAATCCCCAAACCAAAATGTCCTTGGCCAAAGCAAAGCGTATCATTTATCGCTACATCGATTGGTCCCCTCCAAACGAAAAAAAGACAAGCAGAAAAACATATTCATCACGTTATTATACACCTTCATCTCTTGGCAAAATGCAATGGCCGCCTGTAAGGTCAACGAGGCGCTGA
- a CDS encoding IS110 family transposase yields the protein MNYNQNHKIAQITESTLIVGIDIAKDKHVARAQDYRGIEFGKRLIFENRIHDYQKLLDWVARLQEKNQKTHVMFGVEPTGHFWKSLAYYLNAKGYDFVLVNPMHVKKSKELDDNSPTKNDTKDARVIAQMVKDGRYSVPNLLDGVYAELREGIKLRDQLTKQLMIVEGRIQNAIQRYFPEFDDVFNDWNGKTAICTLREFPFPSDIQDMTPEDVLSTWKTVVKSGVGIKRANQLVQAAQKSIGVQIGLRFARQELQTLLDQYELYNQQLVSLDKEIETLITDLPGAKEMMAIKGIGPTTVATFFAEVGDLSNYSHPQQIVSMAGLSLKEHSSGKFKGQTRIDKRGRKRLRRAIYLAVRPLVAHNSTFKTLHHYYTTRPDRPLKKQQSLIALCGKLIRVLFAIGTKQCEFDGSKLLQGLPELQTSQVA from the coding sequence ATGAATTATAACCAAAATCACAAAATCGCGCAAATCACAGAATCCACATTGATCGTGGGGATTGACATCGCAAAAGACAAACACGTAGCTCGCGCACAAGATTATCGAGGTATTGAATTTGGCAAACGATTGATCTTTGAAAATCGAATACACGATTATCAAAAGCTGCTTGATTGGGTAGCTAGGCTTCAAGAGAAAAACCAAAAGACACATGTCATGTTTGGCGTTGAACCGACTGGCCACTTTTGGAAGAGTCTAGCCTACTACCTGAACGCCAAAGGTTATGACTTTGTGTTAGTTAACCCGATGCATGTTAAAAAAAGCAAAGAGCTGGACGACAATTCGCCCACAAAAAATGATACGAAAGACGCACGTGTTATTGCACAGATGGTTAAGGATGGTCGATACTCTGTACCGAACCTTCTTGACGGTGTTTATGCCGAGTTAAGGGAAGGGATTAAATTACGAGATCAACTCACCAAACAGCTGATGATTGTCGAAGGACGCATCCAAAACGCCATACAACGGTATTTTCCGGAGTTTGATGATGTGTTTAATGACTGGAATGGTAAGACAGCTATTTGTACACTGCGTGAATTCCCATTTCCATCTGATATTCAGGATATGACCCCTGAAGACGTGCTTTCAACGTGGAAAACAGTCGTTAAAAGTGGTGTGGGCATCAAACGTGCCAATCAGCTTGTCCAAGCTGCCCAGAAAAGCATTGGTGTTCAGATAGGTTTGCGCTTTGCCAGGCAGGAATTACAGACTCTGCTTGATCAATATGAATTGTACAACCAACAACTTGTGTCATTGGATAAAGAGATCGAAACACTTATAACAGATCTACCTGGAGCTAAAGAAATGATGGCTATTAAAGGCATTGGTCCCACGACAGTGGCCACGTTTTTCGCCGAGGTCGGAGACCTCTCCAACTACAGTCATCCCCAGCAAATTGTAAGTATGGCTGGTCTATCCTTAAAAGAACACAGCTCGGGTAAATTCAAAGGGCAAACACGAATAGACAAGCGTGGACGCAAGCGATTGAGAAGAGCGATCTATTTAGCTGTGCGCCCACTGGTAGCACATAATTCGACGTTCAAGACATTGCATCATTATTACACCACGCGTCCCGATCGTCCTTTGAAAAAGCAACAATCTCTGATCGCTTTGTGCGGTAAGTTGATACGTGTCTTATTCGCCATTGGCACGAAGCAGTGTGAATTTGATGGAAGTAAACTACTACAAGGACTACCTGAATTACAAACAAGTCAGGTGGCATGA
- the ric gene encoding iron-sulfur cluster repair di-iron protein, which yields MTTFTAEHKPADIVKVFPKASDLFKAHRIDFCCGGDQPLKNVFTENHLDEADILSKLNNLYKDWSAEGHAVTDWESVPLNELVDHIIHTHHAYLNDELPALNQFVSKIFRAHGAKHPHLVELNRLFNAFKLEMEEHMVKEEADVFPLIKEYELNPSEALRTQIHQANDELEAEHDEAGNLIKQMRHITHDFQPPEDACNSYRITYARLAELEDQTFTHVHLENNILFKRI from the coding sequence ATGACAACATTTACTGCTGAACATAAACCTGCTGATATCGTGAAGGTATTTCCAAAAGCGAGCGACCTGTTTAAAGCACATCGGATCGATTTTTGCTGTGGCGGTGATCAGCCACTGAAAAATGTTTTCACGGAAAATCATCTCGACGAGGCAGATATATTATCAAAACTAAACAACCTTTATAAAGACTGGAGTGCGGAAGGTCATGCGGTGACAGATTGGGAATCAGTTCCCTTAAATGAATTAGTGGACCACATTATTCATACACATCATGCCTATTTGAATGACGAGCTTCCTGCATTAAATCAATTCGTAAGTAAAATCTTCCGTGCGCATGGGGCAAAGCATCCTCACCTTGTTGAGTTAAACCGTTTGTTCAACGCTTTTAAACTGGAAATGGAAGAACATATGGTTAAAGAAGAAGCAGACGTCTTCCCTCTAATTAAAGAATACGAATTAAATCCAAGTGAAGCGTTGCGCACGCAAATTCATCAGGCAAATGATGAATTAGAGGCAGAACATGATGAAGCTGGAAATCTTATTAAACAGATGCGGCATATCACCCATGATTTCCAACCGCCAGAAGACGCCTGCAACAGTTACCGCATCACTTATGCCCGTCTTGCTGAACTGGAAGATCAGACCTTTACCCACGTGCATCTGGAAAATAATATTTTATTCAAAAGAATATAA
- a CDS encoding FbpB family small basic protein, giving the protein MHPKHLTFEELVEENKNALMRDDKELDKLEIRLEKRQEEYMKEQ; this is encoded by the coding sequence ATGCATCCTAAACATCTGACATTTGAAGAGCTTGTTGAGGAAAATAAAAATGCTTTAATGCGCGATGATAAAGAACTTGATAAGCTGGAAATACGCCTGGAAAAAAGACAAGAAGAATATATGAAAGAACAATAA
- a CDS encoding aspartyl-phosphate phosphatase Spo0E family protein, with amino-acid sequence MKMKEQRLLEKIEHLRRVMHKTAENEGLTGPNSIQISQQLDELMNEYEINRKHKEKMERQ; translated from the coding sequence ATGAAGATGAAAGAACAGAGGCTGCTCGAGAAAATAGAACATTTGCGTCGGGTTATGCATAAAACAGCGGAGAATGAAGGCTTAACAGGACCTAACTCCATTCAAATCAGTCAGCAATTGGACGAGCTTATGAATGAATATGAAATTAATAGAAAGCACAAAGAAAAAATGGAGCGCCAATGA
- the lepB gene encoding signal peptidase I, translated as MTETNKKKKSEWLEWAKAILIAIVIGLLLQNFVMATSVVEGESMDPTLEDGERVIFNKFIYLIDSPERGDIVIIQHPSKNYVKRVIGLPGETIEMQNHILYIDDQEVAQDFIGNEAINSTGNFGPIHIPEDSYFVMGDNRAKSRDSRNGLGLIKEEDIIGRSELIYYPFDQWGLTR; from the coding sequence GTGACAGAAACGAATAAAAAAAAGAAAAGCGAATGGTTGGAATGGGCTAAAGCCATTCTTATCGCCATTGTGATTGGGTTGCTATTACAGAACTTTGTCATGGCCACTTCTGTTGTGGAAGGTGAGAGCATGGACCCCACGCTTGAAGATGGGGAGCGTGTTATTTTTAATAAATTTATTTATTTAATAGACAGTCCTGAACGTGGCGATATCGTTATCATTCAACACCCATCGAAAAATTATGTTAAACGAGTTATTGGTCTTCCAGGAGAAACGATAGAAATGCAAAACCATATTCTTTATATTGACGACCAGGAAGTTGCACAAGATTTCATTGGGAACGAAGCGATCAACAGTACTGGCAATTTTGGTCCCATTCATATACCTGAAGATAGTTATTTTGTGATGGGAGATAACCGTGCAAAAAGCAGAGACAGTAGAAATGGTTTGGGGCTGATTAAAGAAGAGGACATTATAGGCCGTTCTGAATTGATATACTATCCATTTGACCAATGGGGACTCACAAGATAA
- a CDS encoding zinc ribbon domain-containing protein, whose product MGHCPFCGTPVKDEESYCINCGKPLPDDMSTRLNKPLLNKFWYVPVGVLLLMSIIIGTSYLILSHKTTTAEELYNKGSVQLEKAHYAQAKDLFNDAVAYHPNFSQAKTGFSFAKTAERTEQDLEKAQKAAQEHDFQKALTLVSKAENNLKNYSGDAVVRLIDRLSEQRDAVKTIQLKEDLNKESSISDLKMLLWDAEAIATEEATQMANTIRERIVDYTHAKASEQINNNHFKDARIIVEDGLKYAPESEKLLSLETTIENEQEAFETMQQERIEQAINTANEEQEINENDAIELVKVTAKDDEQGNLLVTGEVKSVATIPINTILIEYSLSSGDGDPFATHHAYVFPDKLYPGEIGQFEFTHYDIKDKGENVQVQVDTIKWYTK is encoded by the coding sequence ATGGGGCATTGCCCATTTTGCGGCACACCTGTTAAAGATGAAGAATCATATTGTATCAATTGCGGTAAGCCTTTGCCAGATGATATGTCTACCCGATTAAACAAACCTCTTTTAAATAAATTCTGGTATGTGCCAGTTGGGGTTTTGTTGCTGATGTCTATCATTATCGGGACATCTTATTTAATTCTGTCCCACAAAACCACAACGGCAGAAGAACTATATAACAAGGGATCTGTCCAGCTTGAAAAGGCACATTATGCTCAGGCGAAAGATCTGTTTAATGATGCAGTGGCTTACCACCCGAATTTCAGCCAGGCAAAAACCGGCTTCTCATTTGCGAAAACTGCTGAACGTACAGAACAGGACTTAGAAAAAGCTCAAAAAGCTGCACAAGAGCATGATTTTCAAAAGGCGCTTACTCTCGTGAGCAAAGCTGAAAATAACTTAAAAAACTACTCTGGCGATGCGGTCGTCAGATTAATTGATCGACTTTCTGAACAACGAGATGCAGTGAAAACGATCCAGTTAAAAGAAGATCTTAACAAGGAATCCTCAATCAGCGATTTAAAAATGCTTTTGTGGGACGCCGAAGCTATAGCAACCGAAGAAGCAACCCAAATGGCAAACACGATACGGGAACGGATTGTCGATTATACACATGCTAAAGCAAGTGAACAGATTAATAACAATCATTTTAAGGATGCTCGTATTATTGTTGAAGACGGGCTGAAGTATGCCCCCGAATCGGAAAAACTTCTCAGCTTGGAGACGACAATTGAAAATGAGCAAGAAGCATTTGAAACAATGCAGCAGGAGCGCATTGAACAGGCAATCAACACTGCTAATGAAGAACAGGAAATTAATGAAAATGATGCAATTGAGTTGGTTAAAGTCACAGCCAAAGACGATGAACAAGGCAATCTACTTGTCACAGGTGAAGTGAAAAGTGTTGCCACCATTCCGATTAATACGATTTTAATTGAGTATTCACTGTCATCTGGAGACGGGGATCCGTTTGCCACGCACCATGCCTATGTTTTTCCTGACAAGCTCTATCCTGGAGAAATAGGTCAGTTTGAATTCACACATTATGATATAAAAGATAAGGGTGAAAATGTGCAAGTACAGGTAGATACAATTAAATGGTATACAAAATAA
- a CDS encoding S1C family serine protease → MLKKHQGPFITSLLIILGGAFTIYVIYQFWNSQELVVDSPAVSLVNEENAGPDLTSIVHEAEKNVMLIEGRSEDDTITGSGFLYNESGDIVTNAHVVRDADLIYVRTANARIYPGALVGISDETDIAVIRVPQLAGQVHLDLEEEKAEIGDEVIALGSPHGFQNTVTLGIISGTERNFSVDGYDYQNVYQISAQITHGNSGGPLISRESGKVMGINSVGTEDGTLGFSIPIDDVLPQLKQWSNEAKNDQLDFASTDDLLQKADPEQLITDTEYLLDYFFDSLRMRDYVGAYTILGSDIQKETSYPDFRQDYMQAAEISITNKHFEVIGNNKVKAKADVDISNKLPKEDELTTNRFTYEFVIGYENEQLKILKLNRESK, encoded by the coding sequence ATGCTTAAAAAACATCAAGGGCCGTTCATAACCTCATTGCTTATAATTTTGGGCGGTGCGTTTACAATATATGTCATATATCAATTTTGGAACAGCCAGGAGCTCGTTGTTGACTCACCAGCAGTCAGCCTTGTCAATGAGGAAAACGCGGGCCCTGACTTAACCTCAATCGTACACGAAGCAGAAAAAAATGTTATGTTGATCGAGGGTCGCTCTGAAGATGATACAATTACAGGATCAGGGTTTTTATATAATGAATCGGGGGATATTGTAACAAATGCCCATGTTGTCAGAGATGCTGATCTCATTTATGTAAGAACAGCAAATGCAAGAATTTATCCGGGAGCTCTGGTCGGAATTAGTGATGAAACAGATATCGCTGTGATTCGAGTGCCACAGCTAGCAGGACAAGTTCATCTCGACCTCGAGGAAGAAAAAGCTGAAATCGGGGATGAGGTTATTGCTCTAGGAAGTCCTCACGGTTTCCAGAACACTGTTACATTAGGAATCATCTCAGGAACAGAGCGCAACTTTTCCGTAGATGGCTATGACTACCAGAATGTCTACCAGATTTCCGCACAAATAACACATGGCAACAGCGGTGGTCCTCTGATCAGTCGTGAATCAGGAAAGGTGATGGGTATTAACTCAGTTGGCACTGAAGACGGAACCTTGGGGTTCAGTATCCCGATCGACGATGTGCTCCCACAATTGAAGCAGTGGTCAAATGAGGCAAAAAATGATCAGCTGGATTTCGCCAGTACAGATGACCTTTTACAAAAAGCAGACCCTGAACAGCTTATTACAGACACAGAATATTTACTGGATTACTTTTTTGACAGTTTGAGGATGCGCGATTACGTTGGGGCGTATACCATTCTGGGAAGTGATATTCAGAAAGAGACTTCGTACCCTGATTTTCGACAAGATTACATGCAGGCAGCTGAAATCTCGATCACCAACAAGCACTTTGAAGTGATTGGGAACAACAAGGTGAAGGCAAAAGCTGATGTTGATATTTCGAATAAACTGCCCAAAGAAGATGAATTGACAACGAATCGCTTCACATATGAGTTTGTTATAGGTTATGAGAATGAGCAATTGAAAATCCTGAAATTAAACAGAGAATCAAAATAA